Proteins encoded within one genomic window of Rubripirellula tenax:
- a CDS encoding ABC transporter permease: protein MIRPLLLAIGVAIMAMPFLAALIAAVADDRGRSAATLSVMMWILLPNLMAIGLPPMLVGTEEENGTLGWLRTLPVRWQSIADAKFVLAAISVVAAWLLGSLAFWLASWVWHGASPTRDFTGLLTAQGIGQAFFFTCLLLMLGFVTTYAIKSPVAALVALLPTAAIGWWLVYSMIVYLLDHRYATSIASIDATAAQWTQAITAGFMVLLGLFALQRWLAKRRLSDAKWNLKNSTEAMMVRHAYQPPPRVTVGLDRPTPVFALLWQQWRQVRAVVLSLFAITTLFIMLFAATDFQNQGSINQGTVGLIIPVATFAFLWMGATTFYGDSVRRRCAYFADRGIRPRRVWWTRVLPTLVPALVLLLMLVFFAPGIDRNADSTVIRVAVAVYLTCCYGFGQFVSMWVKRPTLSFFAAPAYGMVATFAWGWFFVPYYRYLAAALVLAPMLLMATRTMTDRWLDGRIDRAFHWRMVGWTVMAIAIPMLLVLSIRYATTPAEMTDWRKQMMAVSLPKLERSSTRWEGVPSSRLVSPEAMEPKYVSNVALRPKIGERLMLELNEKETVGKHVSFAELRSLVQGQFLGNDMDGEWTEQEGEPIFDDQTNTTGQDALIARRQRTLAIEVLLKWARQVRQNVADGEEGLIGLIRIAAPAEGLAVAWVEAYRDLKSEVSGEFLIDKIPSEDVRKRSRRIGVIGEWQRFNERGWFSRGSNPMNEFAGAWMLSGRTHKFAIERRRAERHIDMFTRRLLEMIDTDAYGSSSAIAALSADLGRAVNGASFDPKNNHVENDLIMNWIRTIRK, encoded by the coding sequence ATGATCCGTCCTTTGTTGCTGGCGATCGGCGTGGCAATAATGGCGATGCCGTTTTTGGCGGCACTGATCGCTGCGGTGGCAGATGATCGTGGTCGCAGTGCGGCGACGTTGTCGGTGATGATGTGGATTTTGCTGCCCAATTTGATGGCGATCGGGCTGCCTCCGATGTTGGTCGGCACCGAAGAAGAGAACGGGACGCTGGGATGGCTTCGTACGTTGCCGGTACGTTGGCAGTCGATCGCGGATGCAAAGTTTGTGTTGGCCGCGATCAGTGTTGTGGCAGCATGGTTGTTGGGTTCGCTGGCGTTTTGGCTGGCGTCGTGGGTTTGGCACGGTGCGTCGCCGACCCGCGACTTCACGGGATTGCTGACCGCGCAAGGCATCGGCCAGGCGTTCTTCTTCACGTGTTTGTTGTTGATGCTCGGGTTCGTAACGACCTACGCGATTAAGTCGCCGGTGGCGGCATTGGTCGCTTTGTTGCCGACCGCCGCGATCGGCTGGTGGCTGGTGTATTCGATGATTGTCTACTTGCTCGATCATCGCTATGCGACATCGATTGCATCGATCGACGCGACCGCTGCCCAGTGGACGCAAGCGATCACCGCGGGCTTTATGGTCTTGTTGGGTTTGTTTGCTCTACAGCGTTGGTTGGCGAAACGCCGTTTGTCAGACGCCAAGTGGAATCTAAAGAACTCGACCGAAGCGATGATGGTTCGCCACGCGTACCAACCGCCACCGCGAGTGACGGTCGGCCTGGATCGACCAACGCCCGTTTTCGCACTGTTGTGGCAACAATGGCGTCAGGTTCGCGCCGTGGTTTTGTCGTTGTTTGCGATCACAACGCTGTTCATCATGCTGTTCGCCGCGACGGACTTTCAAAACCAAGGCTCGATCAACCAAGGGACGGTCGGATTGATCATCCCGGTCGCCACGTTTGCGTTCTTGTGGATGGGCGCGACGACGTTCTACGGGGATTCGGTTCGCCGACGATGTGCATACTTCGCCGATCGAGGAATTAGACCTCGCCGGGTTTGGTGGACGCGAGTACTGCCGACATTGGTTCCGGCGTTGGTGCTGTTGTTGATGCTAGTGTTTTTCGCGCCGGGGATCGATCGGAATGCTGATTCGACCGTCATTCGTGTTGCGGTAGCCGTCTACTTAACGTGCTGTTACGGGTTCGGCCAATTCGTATCGATGTGGGTGAAGCGACCGACGCTATCGTTCTTTGCTGCTCCGGCTTACGGGATGGTCGCGACGTTTGCCTGGGGATGGTTTTTCGTTCCCTACTATCGTTATCTGGCAGCCGCCTTGGTGCTGGCGCCGATGCTGTTGATGGCGACGCGCACAATGACGGATCGATGGCTGGACGGCCGGATCGACCGAGCGTTCCATTGGCGAATGGTCGGCTGGACGGTCATGGCAATCGCAATTCCGATGCTGTTGGTGCTGTCGATTCGCTACGCAACAACGCCCGCCGAAATGACCGATTGGCGGAAACAGATGATGGCGGTTTCGCTACCGAAACTCGAGCGATCGTCGACCCGCTGGGAAGGTGTCCCCAGTTCTAGGCTGGTTTCGCCCGAGGCGATGGAGCCGAAATATGTGAGCAATGTCGCTTTGCGTCCGAAAATCGGCGAGCGATTGATGCTAGAGCTCAACGAAAAAGAGACGGTCGGCAAACATGTTTCGTTCGCGGAACTTCGATCGCTCGTTCAAGGGCAGTTTCTCGGAAACGACATGGACGGCGAATGGACGGAACAGGAGGGCGAGCCGATCTTCGACGACCAAACCAATACCACGGGCCAGGACGCATTGATCGCGCGGCGACAACGTACACTCGCAATCGAAGTACTTTTGAAGTGGGCCAGACAAGTTCGCCAAAATGTGGCGGATGGGGAAGAAGGCTTGATCGGGCTGATCCGCATCGCCGCGCCGGCGGAAGGGCTAGCGGTCGCTTGGGTGGAAGCCTACCGGGATTTGAAGTCGGAAGTCTCGGGCGAATTTCTGATCGATAAAATTCCATCGGAAGATGTGCGGAAGAGGTCGCGCAGGATTGGGGTCATCGGCGAATGGCAACGATTCAACGAACGAGGCTGGTTCAGTCGTGGCTCGAACCCCATGAATGAGTTCGCGGGTGCATGGATGCTGTCGGGGAGGACTCACAAGTTCGCGATCGAACGTCGTCGCGCCGAACGTCACATCGATATGTTTACACGCCGGTTGTTAGAAATGATTGACACCGACGCATACGGAAGTTCGTCCGCGATTGCGGCCTTGAGTGCAGACCTGGGCCGAGCCGTGAATGGGGCTTCTTTCGATCCCAAAAACAATCACGTCGAAAACGATCTGATCATGAACTGGATCAGGACCATCCGCAAATAG
- a CDS encoding GntR family transcriptional regulator yields MFFSIDPSGDTPIYEQIVRQVKLGVADGVLVGGQMVPSVRQLANDLAINPNTIARAYTELQNDHVLEPLRGRGMVVRRDAISRCTKARNALVADAVRRALADAIAGGMTSDELRTLFELELAKQSTAPES; encoded by the coding sequence ATGTTCTTTTCGATTGACCCATCGGGCGATACGCCGATCTACGAACAGATTGTTCGTCAGGTCAAGTTGGGCGTGGCTGACGGAGTGCTGGTTGGCGGCCAAATGGTGCCAAGTGTCCGTCAACTTGCGAATGACCTAGCGATCAACCCCAACACGATCGCGCGGGCGTACACGGAACTTCAAAACGATCACGTTTTGGAACCGCTGCGTGGCCGAGGCATGGTGGTACGCCGCGACGCGATCAGTCGTTGCACGAAAGCTCGCAACGCTTTGGTGGCCGATGCGGTACGCCGTGCTCTGGCCGACGCGATTGCCGGCGGAATGACGTCGGACGAGCTTCGCACGCTCTTCGAGCTTGAACTTGCAAAACAATCCACTGCACCGGAGTCATGA
- a CDS encoding DUF4340 domain-containing protein, translated as MNEGKKTGLFWVIAAATATVATFVSWPRAVVQTDNGAGQMLFEKFTDPLAAASMKIVTFDEAQGTLDTFEVRKDKESGQWTIPSREGYPADAIEQMKDAANSLVGVKILDIQTSNAEDHDDLGVAEPALEDLEVGDDGVGRLVTFKNDAQETLASLIIGDPLKDDPTKRYVRIPNQDPVYVIKFDEAPLTTNFRDWIEDDLLQMSSIDIDTLEIKDYTATLGQGGISLSRKYTADVAVEGAQYSLTSMLEFDPNDPRVEAKKVDAPAGQTLNKTKLNEMKNALDDLKIVNVYRKPEGVSATLKASKDLLSDQDAITSLAQRGFYPIDVGPDGEAEILSANGELSVSLKDGVKYLIRFGNIAGVSESGGSDESTEGEEKSTGGVNRYLFVTTMVDESKFPVPNLRAIPQTLEELDAMLNPPKVEEPKAEEPPVGEIKENDAAQSDEPEMKEEETSDESPAEESEAKSETTESDEADEAEMKEESKESSETEATEDTAAEESGEVETEGEGEATGKGEAQEEGDAAAEVETETKTDVEAKPADEKLTDEELQERLEAEQEKITKENQRKLDARKDQLEAAQRKVRELNERFSDWYYVIAEDTYSKLTIKRDDLFESENAAAAAEAPGQGGPQFNIPGFPGN; from the coding sequence ATGAACGAAGGCAAGAAAACTGGACTCTTTTGGGTCATTGCTGCTGCGACGGCAACCGTCGCTACGTTTGTTTCTTGGCCCCGCGCGGTCGTGCAAACGGACAACGGTGCCGGCCAGATGCTGTTCGAAAAGTTTACCGATCCGTTGGCCGCGGCCAGCATGAAAATCGTGACGTTCGACGAAGCTCAGGGGACGCTCGATACGTTCGAAGTACGCAAGGACAAAGAGTCGGGACAGTGGACGATCCCGTCGCGTGAAGGCTACCCAGCCGATGCGATTGAACAGATGAAGGACGCCGCTAACTCGCTGGTAGGCGTAAAGATCCTTGATATCCAGACGTCCAACGCGGAAGATCACGACGATTTGGGCGTGGCGGAACCGGCGCTCGAAGATTTGGAGGTCGGTGATGACGGCGTCGGCCGCTTGGTGACGTTCAAAAACGACGCTCAAGAAACGCTGGCGTCGCTGATCATCGGAGATCCGCTGAAGGATGATCCGACCAAACGGTATGTGCGAATTCCCAACCAGGACCCGGTCTACGTCATCAAGTTCGATGAAGCGCCGCTGACGACGAACTTCCGTGACTGGATCGAAGACGATTTGCTGCAGATGAGCAGCATCGACATCGACACGCTTGAGATCAAAGACTACACGGCGACGCTAGGCCAGGGCGGCATCTCGCTGAGCCGAAAGTACACAGCCGACGTTGCTGTCGAAGGCGCCCAATACAGCCTGACTTCAATGCTGGAGTTCGACCCCAACGACCCTCGTGTTGAAGCGAAGAAAGTCGACGCGCCGGCCGGGCAAACGTTGAACAAGACCAAGCTGAACGAAATGAAGAACGCGCTCGACGATCTGAAAATCGTCAATGTGTATCGCAAGCCCGAGGGTGTCAGCGCGACGTTGAAGGCCAGCAAAGACTTGCTTTCCGACCAGGACGCAATCACTTCGTTGGCACAGCGAGGCTTTTACCCCATCGATGTCGGCCCCGATGGCGAAGCAGAAATCTTGTCGGCCAACGGCGAATTGAGCGTCTCGCTGAAGGATGGTGTCAAGTATCTGATTCGCTTCGGAAACATTGCCGGCGTCAGCGAAAGTGGCGGGAGTGACGAATCGACCGAAGGCGAGGAAAAATCGACGGGTGGTGTGAACCGCTACTTGTTCGTCACGACGATGGTCGACGAGTCGAAATTCCCGGTGCCCAACTTGCGTGCCATTCCGCAAACGCTGGAAGAACTTGACGCGATGCTCAATCCACCCAAAGTGGAAGAGCCGAAGGCAGAAGAACCACCGGTCGGCGAGATCAAAGAAAATGACGCCGCACAATCCGATGAACCGGAGATGAAGGAAGAGGAAACATCTGACGAGTCGCCTGCGGAGGAATCAGAAGCCAAATCGGAAACTACGGAATCCGACGAGGCCGATGAAGCAGAAATGAAGGAAGAGTCCAAAGAGTCGAGCGAGACCGAAGCCACCGAAGACACGGCGGCGGAAGAGTCCGGCGAAGTGGAAACGGAAGGCGAGGGTGAAGCGACAGGGAAGGGCGAGGCTCAAGAAGAAGGCGATGCCGCGGCCGAAGTGGAAACGGAAACGAAGACTGACGTCGAAGCGAAACCGGCTGATGAAAAGTTGACCGACGAAGAATTGCAAGAACGCTTGGAAGCCGAGCAGGAGAAGATCACCAAGGAAAACCAACGCAAGTTGGATGCCCGCAAGGATCAACTCGAGGCGGCACAGCGGAAGGTTCGTGAGCTGAACGAACGCTTCTCGGATTGGTACTACGTCATCGCCGAGGATACGTACTCGAAGCTGACGATCAAACGAGACGACTTGTTCGAATCCGAAAACGCAGCCGCGGCGGCAGAAGCGCCGGGCCAGGGCGGACCACAGTTCAACATTCCAGGCTTCCCCGGCAATTAG
- the hemC gene encoding hydroxymethylbilane synthase, which translates to MPLRIATRQSPLALWQAEHVAARLAMLGIETVLVPMVSSGDTDMRPIDGTRQVGLFTKRIQQALLDDEADVAVHSLKDLPTEVIESLALAAVPERETVADCLVSKSGIAFADLPAEARVGTGSRRRAAQLLSRRPDLQIESIRGNVQTRLSKLDEGFDAVVLADAGLVRLEMVDLPRYHFTMDEMLPAPGQGALGIEVRADDQRSFDAINQLNHLPTRASVTAERTLLSRLHGGCLAPIAAYANVEGSQLKMSAVALSPDGKQRIDESDEIAFKDDVSAALELASRITEKMISLGAIELVREK; encoded by the coding sequence ATGCCCCTCCGAATTGCGACTCGCCAGAGCCCCCTGGCACTCTGGCAAGCCGAACATGTCGCCGCTCGCTTGGCAATGTTGGGTATCGAGACCGTATTGGTCCCCATGGTCAGCAGCGGTGACACCGACATGCGGCCCATCGACGGGACCCGCCAAGTCGGGCTGTTCACCAAACGGATCCAGCAGGCCCTTTTAGACGACGAAGCCGACGTAGCCGTGCATTCGCTCAAGGATTTGCCGACCGAAGTGATCGAGTCGCTGGCGCTTGCGGCGGTGCCCGAGCGTGAAACGGTGGCCGATTGCCTGGTCTCGAAATCGGGAATCGCGTTTGCCGATCTGCCCGCTGAAGCTCGCGTGGGCACCGGCAGCCGTCGCCGCGCGGCCCAATTGCTGAGCCGAAGACCAGATTTACAGATTGAATCGATTCGAGGGAATGTGCAGACGCGGCTTAGCAAACTAGACGAAGGCTTCGACGCCGTCGTCCTGGCCGATGCGGGTTTGGTTCGACTGGAAATGGTGGACTTGCCGCGCTACCACTTCACCATGGATGAAATGTTGCCCGCGCCGGGCCAAGGCGCGTTGGGCATCGAAGTCCGCGCCGATGACCAGCGATCTTTCGATGCGATCAACCAGCTAAACCATCTGCCAACACGAGCGTCAGTGACGGCCGAGCGAACGCTACTGTCGCGATTGCACGGCGGTTGCTTAGCGCCGATCGCCGCATACGCAAACGTCGAAGGCAGCCAACTGAAAATGTCAGCCGTCGCACTCAGCCCCGACGGCAAACAACGCATCGACGAATCAGACGAGATTGCTTTCAAGGACGACGTGTCGGCGGCGCTGGAACTTGCCAGCCGAATCACCGAGAAAATGATCAGCCTTGGTGCGATCGAATTGGTGCGTGAAAAGTAG
- a CDS encoding ABC transporter ATP-binding protein, whose product MGNSVISLESVSKRYGRTQALDHVSLEVPEGVVFALLGENGAGKTTMIRILTGFENPDSGHARVLGHSTTDAAMEIRRAVGYVSDAPALYDWMQAEEIGWFTAAFYDDAFPMRYLELLAAFDVPAGVKIKNMSKGQRAKIALALATAHDPKLLILDEPTSGLDPMVRRQFLESMVDRAALGRTVLLSSHQISEVERVADWVAIVHKGKLKVCEPLEALRAKTFIVTMTLDHSDSTVAVPHGKVYSEVQNGRQLRFVVSDLPEDWRSQFGPESGVNDVVAVPASLEEIFVAVCTDDKAIA is encoded by the coding sequence ATGGGAAATTCAGTCATTTCGCTGGAAAGCGTTTCGAAGCGATACGGTCGCACTCAAGCGCTCGATCACGTTTCGTTGGAAGTTCCCGAGGGTGTCGTGTTCGCATTATTGGGCGAAAACGGTGCTGGGAAAACAACCATGATTCGGATTCTGACCGGATTCGAAAATCCCGATTCGGGTCACGCACGCGTGCTAGGTCATTCCACGACCGATGCGGCGATGGAAATACGCCGAGCGGTCGGGTACGTGTCCGACGCACCCGCCCTGTACGACTGGATGCAGGCCGAAGAGATCGGATGGTTCACGGCGGCGTTCTATGACGACGCGTTTCCGATGCGTTACTTAGAACTATTGGCCGCGTTCGATGTTCCGGCTGGCGTCAAAATCAAGAACATGAGCAAAGGCCAGCGGGCAAAAATCGCATTGGCGTTGGCGACGGCTCATGACCCGAAGCTGTTGATTCTGGATGAACCGACCAGCGGACTGGATCCGATGGTTCGTCGACAGTTTTTGGAATCGATGGTCGATCGTGCGGCACTGGGGCGAACGGTGCTGTTGTCGAGTCACCAGATCAGCGAGGTGGAACGTGTGGCGGACTGGGTCGCGATCGTTCACAAGGGCAAGCTGAAAGTGTGCGAGCCGCTGGAAGCACTGCGAGCCAAAACATTCATCGTCACCATGACGCTGGATCACTCCGATTCGACGGTCGCGGTACCGCACGGCAAGGTTTATTCCGAGGTCCAAAACGGCCGGCAATTGCGGTTCGTCGTATCGGACCTTCCCGAGGATTGGCGATCACAGTTTGGACCCGAAAGCGGCGTGAACGACGTGGTGGCCGTGCCGGCGTCGTTGGAAGAAATTTTTGTCGCTGTATGCACTGATGACAAGGCGATCGCTTAG
- a CDS encoding protein kinase domain-containing protein: MSSSSDNLPIADEPTRDDAGFDHDVDSLGFSSSSDQDSDWTSNDVPDRIGGYSIRELIGSGGMGNVYLAEHTRMQRIVAIKMLPIDRMKDESAVQRFYDEVRAASRLMHPNIVTAFDAGESDDGIHYLAMEYVDGVTLTRLVAMRGPLPVGEAAAIIQQAALGLLHAHRAGIIHRDVKPGNLMRASDGTIKVLDLGLARISEADLSTSRSSSKIDHEDPLKSSKGRLVGTLPFMSPEQLEDPDQADARSDIYSLGATMYFLLTASPPFVGEYLDQVYGHRHGEIPDLMQVRSDVDLHFANIFSRMMAKKPDQRYVSLDEVIDDLSAYTSQVDAPVWLAEFAQRRGSVDSPSAGSSSTFAGGSTSTAASKVFAIDFGMFYSATASASPIGGVESLESGGPKRPLFRMAIASDEDRLLYGQDAIDRRSQFPQSLLHCLPMYIGKPVVDRKVAGRACPPEVLMAMLIRQIHKNAWSGRSQPLATAITVPASYDQLHRRSILQAAKMAGLESVRLVDRSLAAVQSLWIESESAIAGESLRESSLCDIETDHDQTVLFVGVSGQASEIALIRRNGARLNQLASGGHWHQGTLPWLHRLVDLAAARFSVKHHFDPRESLRTAARLQIACEKAMNTMLLAQSALIKIETRDGLKTVSIDRDDWVDACDDLVVAMVSAVRRTCADASVQLSDVDVCVTMGAIMRIGRVRDAVTEGLSADVLRRVTDRSDVARGAAACLAAELPGRGDVAMPPRSVSGQSIGIVIEDAKGRRRILPIIPKGTSLPARTNRRLTIGKGRSSMTLSLVESSGVVGDDWHSLGRYEFGGSNAKGGDNDRPIAAQTIGFEVNVNGLLTVRTRLPGTASSTKLPPLPTPVITDESMKEWTKWIDGLR, translated from the coding sequence TTGTCCTCATCCAGCGACAATTTGCCGATTGCCGACGAACCGACGCGGGACGACGCCGGGTTTGACCATGACGTCGACAGTCTGGGCTTCTCGTCATCTTCGGATCAGGATTCCGATTGGACCAGCAACGACGTTCCCGATCGCATCGGCGGATACTCGATTCGCGAGCTGATCGGTTCCGGCGGCATGGGAAATGTCTATCTGGCCGAACACACTCGGATGCAGCGGATCGTCGCGATCAAGATGCTGCCGATCGATCGGATGAAGGACGAATCAGCGGTTCAGCGGTTTTACGACGAAGTGCGTGCGGCTTCGCGGTTGATGCACCCCAATATCGTGACGGCATTCGACGCCGGCGAATCGGACGACGGCATTCACTATCTGGCGATGGAGTATGTCGACGGCGTTACGCTGACGCGTTTGGTTGCGATGCGAGGTCCGTTGCCCGTCGGTGAAGCTGCTGCGATTATCCAGCAGGCAGCGCTGGGGCTATTGCACGCACATCGCGCGGGCATCATCCACCGCGACGTCAAACCGGGCAACTTGATGCGAGCGAGCGACGGCACGATCAAGGTGCTCGACCTTGGCTTGGCACGAATCAGTGAAGCCGATCTGAGCACATCGCGCAGTTCCAGCAAAATCGATCACGAAGACCCACTCAAAAGCTCGAAAGGCAGATTGGTCGGGACGTTGCCATTCATGTCGCCGGAACAGTTGGAAGACCCGGATCAAGCCGACGCTCGGAGCGATATCTACTCGCTTGGCGCGACGATGTATTTTCTGTTGACCGCCAGTCCGCCTTTCGTCGGCGAGTACCTTGACCAAGTGTACGGCCACCGCCATGGCGAGATTCCGGACTTGATGCAAGTTCGCAGCGATGTGGATCTGCACTTCGCCAACATTTTCTCTCGAATGATGGCGAAGAAACCGGACCAACGGTACGTCTCGCTCGATGAAGTCATCGACGACTTGAGTGCTTACACCAGCCAAGTTGACGCGCCGGTTTGGTTGGCCGAGTTCGCGCAGCGCCGCGGCTCTGTCGACTCGCCTTCGGCGGGAAGCAGTTCGACGTTCGCGGGCGGATCAACTTCCACGGCCGCATCAAAAGTCTTCGCGATTGACTTTGGCATGTTTTACTCGGCCACCGCTTCCGCATCGCCAATCGGCGGGGTTGAGTCGTTGGAATCGGGCGGCCCCAAGCGACCGCTGTTTCGCATGGCAATTGCGTCCGATGAAGACCGGTTGCTGTACGGACAGGACGCGATCGATCGACGCAGCCAGTTTCCGCAAAGTCTGTTGCATTGTTTGCCCATGTACATCGGCAAACCTGTGGTAGATCGCAAGGTGGCGGGTCGCGCGTGTCCACCCGAAGTCCTGATGGCGATGCTGATTCGGCAAATCCATAAGAACGCTTGGTCCGGTCGCAGCCAACCTTTGGCGACAGCAATCACAGTACCAGCAAGTTACGACCAATTGCACCGGAGAAGTATTCTGCAGGCCGCCAAAATGGCCGGGCTTGAATCGGTTCGGCTGGTCGACCGTTCGCTGGCAGCGGTGCAGTCGCTGTGGATCGAGTCCGAATCCGCCATCGCGGGTGAATCGCTGCGGGAATCGAGCCTGTGTGATATTGAAACCGATCATGACCAAACGGTCCTGTTCGTCGGAGTGTCGGGCCAGGCGTCCGAGATTGCATTGATTCGCCGAAACGGCGCGCGACTGAATCAACTCGCCAGCGGCGGACACTGGCACCAGGGAACGTTGCCCTGGCTGCACAGGCTGGTCGACTTGGCGGCAGCTCGGTTCTCGGTGAAGCATCATTTCGATCCGCGCGAGAGCCTGCGGACGGCGGCACGTTTGCAAATCGCTTGCGAAAAAGCCATGAACACGATGTTGCTGGCCCAATCCGCACTCATCAAGATCGAAACTCGCGACGGACTGAAAACGGTTTCGATTGATCGCGATGACTGGGTCGACGCTTGCGACGATCTCGTTGTGGCGATGGTTTCGGCCGTCCGTCGAACCTGCGCGGATGCGTCCGTTCAACTCTCCGACGTCGACGTTTGCGTCACGATGGGCGCGATCATGCGAATCGGTCGTGTCCGCGACGCGGTGACCGAAGGCTTGTCGGCGGATGTACTTCGCCGTGTGACGGACCGGTCCGATGTGGCTCGTGGCGCGGCCGCTTGCCTAGCCGCGGAATTACCCGGTCGCGGCGACGTCGCGATGCCGCCACGCAGCGTCAGTGGTCAATCGATCGGAATCGTGATCGAAGACGCGAAGGGGCGGCGCCGGATTCTGCCCATCATTCCGAAAGGCACCTCGCTTCCCGCGCGAACGAACCGACGTCTGACGATCGGAAAAGGGCGTTCGTCAATGACGCTATCGTTGGTCGAGTCGTCGGGAGTCGTCGGCGATGATTGGCATTCGCTGGGTCGCTACGAATTCGGCGGCTCGAACGCGAAAGGCGGCGACAACGATCGCCCCATTGCGGCTCAGACGATTGGCTTTGAAGTCAACGTGAACGGTCTACTGACCGTCCGCACGCGATTGCCCGGCACGGCATCGAGCACGAAGTTGCCGCCATTGCCAACGCCCGTCATCACCGATGAATCCATGAAAGAATGGACCAAGTGGATCGACGGTTTGCGTTGA
- a CDS encoding ROK family protein encodes MSLFVGVDVGGTTSTVAIGDSDRRVLRISKQFPTRSIDGPDATIADIVNQIRLELDGMGRSADEVTAINLATPGPATKEGVLLSTPNLDSRLWNRCPIRQMLQTAWKTAGFDAPVSYVGDGQAAAVGESAIMTGLLHWDESPVGDTSDTFDSLFFIAVGTGLGGGEVRLGVPVQGSRGRAGHVGHLMLPIHAFRFEHDRNLKVGNAYCTSESAISLTALTHQLAYRLTLDAHASHPLNKQTCSMKDKAKQLRELAADGDELAVELLDDQAKALGITILMANYLGDFDRMVIGGGVCDLSPALRDRYLSLVRESYFENALDGFRDFDQISFSVCGDQASVIGSLACAMDEGSSGK; translated from the coding sequence GTGTCTTTATTTGTTGGCGTCGATGTCGGTGGAACCACCAGCACCGTTGCGATCGGCGATTCCGATCGTCGCGTTTTACGGATTTCAAAACAGTTTCCGACGCGTTCCATCGACGGGCCGGATGCGACCATCGCCGATATCGTGAACCAAATTCGTTTGGAATTGGACGGGATGGGGCGGTCGGCCGATGAGGTTACCGCGATCAACCTGGCGACGCCGGGGCCGGCAACCAAAGAGGGAGTCCTGTTGTCGACGCCGAACTTGGATTCACGGTTGTGGAATCGTTGTCCGATCCGCCAGATGCTGCAGACGGCGTGGAAGACAGCAGGATTCGATGCGCCCGTTTCCTATGTCGGTGACGGTCAAGCGGCTGCGGTTGGCGAATCAGCGATCATGACAGGGTTGCTGCACTGGGACGAATCGCCGGTGGGCGATACCAGCGATACATTCGATTCGCTGTTCTTCATTGCTGTGGGAACGGGCCTGGGCGGTGGCGAGGTACGCTTAGGCGTGCCGGTGCAAGGCAGCCGCGGCCGGGCCGGTCACGTCGGACACTTGATGTTGCCGATCCACGCGTTCCGTTTCGAACATGATCGCAATTTGAAGGTCGGCAACGCTTACTGCACTTCCGAAAGTGCGATTTCGTTGACTGCCTTGACGCATCAATTGGCCTATCGATTGACGCTCGATGCCCATGCAAGTCACCCGTTGAATAAACAGACCTGCAGCATGAAGGACAAGGCAAAGCAGTTGCGAGAGTTGGCCGCCGACGGCGATGAATTGGCGGTCGAATTGTTGGATGATCAAGCCAAAGCACTGGGGATCACCATTTTGATGGCGAACTACTTGGGCGATTTCGATCGCATGGTGATCGGTGGCGGCGTCTGCGATTTGTCGCCGGCACTGCGAGATCGCTACCTGTCGCTGGTCCGCGAATCGTATTTCGAGAACGCTTTGGACGGATTTCGAGACTTCGACCAAATCAGCTTTTCGGTCTGCGGCGACCAAGCGTCCGTGATTGGTTCGCTTGCATGCGCGATGGACGAAGGATCAAGCGGGAAATAG